From a single Callithrix jacchus isolate 240 chromosome 5, calJac240_pri, whole genome shotgun sequence genomic region:
- the LOC144582497 gene encoding isoleucine--tRNA ligase, cytoplasmic-like isoform X3: MNKESSRSSFLHPEVWCRRAQEEEREFLYGEKTVRKSPNVTDQWILSFLQSLIGFFETEMAADRLYAVVPRLVKFVPVLTDWYIRVNHRRLKVLCLIISIPDVISFIP, translated from the exons atgaacaAAGAATCATCCAGATCCAGTTTCCTTCATCCAGAAGTGTGGTGCCGGCGTGCTCAG gaagaagaaagagaatttctCTACGGTGAGAAGACGGTTAGAAAAAGCCCCAACGTTACAGACCAGTGGATCCTGTCCTTCCTGCAGTCTCTCATTGGCTTCTTTGAGACTGAAATGGCAG ctgataGGCTTTATGCTGTGGTGCCTCGCCTTGTCAAGTTTGTACCTGTTCTCACCGATTGGTACATTAGAGTGAACCACAGAAGATTAAAG GTCCTGTGCCTGATCATCTCCATACCTGATGTCATCTCCTTCATCCCGTGA
- the LOC100412362 gene encoding NUT family member 2G-like: MASNGACPVLEPAVTEKPGASVPVFMALSFAIPAPGPAHHGPPLVTVVVPPAGPPVLSALPRTPLVEGQDGRGPNWTAASNVFGQMMTAVGPVNAPRAQTLVLTRAPLVWQAPGAVCQGVACPPPRPVASAPVVPAMAAHIVGGTQACMGGWSQGLPPPAPPPAPQLAPIMAPGNACPWPQGAHGEGSQAPSQVKAQPDDSHNPKSVYENFRLWQRYKPLARRHLPQSPDTEALSCFYIPVLRSLARRKPSMTMEEGLRWAMREWQHTSNSERKIFYQMAAKFLEFEAEEMQIQKSQWMKGSQGRPPPALPRLEPQGPSAPEVVKEPVDLPSKAGPKALPACLPPHTPQRPAETKAHLPPPRPQQPAETKAPEEIPPQVVQEYVDIMEELLGTPVGATGELEGQWEEDEAEQQGDGMLLDPGVLSCVDHLCSQRDFVTKVEAVIHPRFLEELLSPDPKMDFLALSQELEQEEGLTLAQVAEKRLQSLEEERPKRAAPSHGTTQLDSISSKSAAGRGAERDVPGPQQGVSMETCPPHTAARDPQGQGRVCTGVAKNPVVVLERLDSGRLRAALPDSPPRDQRPTCPDVGTQDTWGLPGASPFKESRRLCKRSSGEEREIPGMVSVVGTHYRLRPWKLSQSPIPASGLLSPEGRGPQGALQSQRAKRRGLSPAPAPAPAPATTSKKRALCRGLSPAVQTPHLRPGLRVSGAQSPAWGPRNTSQSPKRKGDPLLSKSKKKQHRSQ; encoded by the exons ATGGCCTCAAATGGAG CATGCCCAGTGCTGGAACCAGCTGTGACCGAGAAACCTGGCGCCTCCGTGCCAGTGTTCATGGCTCTGTCCTTCGCCATACCTGCTCCCGGCCCAGCACACCACGGGCCGCCCCTCGTGACTGTAGTGGTTCCTCCAGCCGGCCCTCCGGTGCTGTCCGCCCTCCCCAGGACTCCCCTGGTGGAAGGACAGGATGGCCGCGGCCCAAACTGGACTGCGGCTTCCAACGTCTTTGGCCAGATGATGACAGCAGTGGGGCCTGTGAACGCCCCTCGGGCACAGACCTTGGTCCTAACTCGGGCCCCCCTGGTCTGGCAGGCTCCAGGTGCCGTCTGTCAGGGCGTCGCATGTCCACCTCCCCGACCCGTGGCATCTGCCCCTGTGGTGCCCGCTATGGCTGCCCACATCGTTGGGGGCACCCAGGCCTGCATGGGAGGCTGGTCCCAGGGCCTTCCTCCTCCAGCACCACCACCGGCTCCCCAGCTGGCCCCCATCATGGCCCCAGGGAATGCTTGTCCATGGCCACAAGGGGCTCACGGAGAGGGCAGCCAGGCTCCCTCCCAGGTCAAGGCCCAACCGGACGACTCCCACAACCCCAAGAGCGTGTATGAGAACTTCCGACTCTGGCAGCGCTACAAGCCCCTGGCCCGGAGGCACCTTCCCCAGAGTCCAGACACGGAAGCACTTTCCTGTTTCTACAT CCCGGTTCTCAGATCCCTGGCCCGGCGGAAGCCCAGCATGACCATGGAGGAGGGACTGCGGTGGGCCATGCGGGAATGGCAGCACACAAGCAACTCTGAACGCAAGATCTTCTACCAGATGGCGGCAAA gttcctggagtttgaggctgaggaGATGCAGATTCAGAAGTCACAGTGGATGAAGGGGTCCCAGGGCCGGCCTCCTCCAGCCCTGCCAAGGCTTGAACCCCAGGGACCGTCAGCCCCTGAGGTGGTCAAGGAGCCAG tggACCTTCCCAGCAAGGCCGGCCCCAaggccctgcctgcctgcctgccaccacacacgcCCCAGAGGCCAGCGGAGACCAAGGCccacctgccaccacccaggCCCCAGCAGCCGGCGGAGACCAAGGCCCCCGAGGAGATACCCCCTCAAGTGGTGCAGGAGTATGTGGACATCATGGAGGAGCTGCTGGGGACCCCCGTTGGGGCCACGGGGGAGCTCGAGGGACAATGGGAAGAGGACGAAGCGGAGCAGCAAGGGGATGGGATGCTCCTAGACCCAGGCGTCCTGAGCTGCGTCGACCATCTGTGTTCCCAGAGAGACTTCGTCACCAAG GTGGAGGCCGTCATTCACCCCCGATTCCTGGAGGAATTGCTTTCTCCAGATCCAAAGATGGATTTCTTGGCCCTAAGCCAagagctggagcaggaggaaggactCACCCTTGCCCAG GTGGCAGAGAAGCGCCTCCAATCCTTGGAGGAGGAACGGCCTAAGAGGGCAGCCCCTAGTCATGGCACCACCCAGCTGGACTCCATTTCTTCCAAGTCTGCAGCAGGCCGAGGAGCAGAGAGAGATGTCCCTGGCCCCCAACAAGGGGTCAGCATGGAAACCTGCCCACCCCACACGGCTGCCCGGGACCCTCAGGGACAAGGCAGAGTGTGCACTGGGGTGGCCAAAAACCCGGTGGTGGTTTTGGAGAGGCTGGATTCTGGCAGGCTCAGGGCCGCCCTGCCAGACTCTCCTCCCCGGGACCAGAGACCCACCTGCCCAGACGTGGGGACTCAGGACACCTGGGGTCTCCCTGGAGCCTCTCCCTTCAAGGAGTCACGCAGGCTGTGTAAGCGGTcaagtggggaggagagggagatcCCTGGCATGGTTTCTGTCGTGGGGACCCACTACAGGCTGCGGCCCTGGAAGCTGTCCCAGAGCCCTATCCCTGCCTCAGGCCTTCTCAGTCCAGAAGGGCGGGGACCCCAGGGAGCTCTTCAGTCCCAAAGGGCAAAGAGAAGAGGCCTCAGCCCAGCACCAGCACCGGCTCCCGCTCCCGCCACCACCTCCAAGAAGCGAGCTCTCTGCAGAGGCCTATCCCCTGCTGTTCAGACGCCCCACCTAAGGCCTGGGCTCAGAGTCTCTGGGGCACAATCCCCGGCTTGGGGGCCACGTAACACCTCACAGTCTCCAAAGAGAAAGGGTGACCCCTTGCTCTCtaagagcaagaaaaagcagcATCGTAGCCAGTAG
- the LOC128932059 gene encoding uncharacterized protein LOC128932059: MSLTKEKKSAWLSLEHARFAARIRKGAAPARGPAGGRSGNPELARTTAIPGLRKGGPRAGPRSRGDPTRPSPRPGIRQLSPSPPAFWRSAPSPRSTAQRHRPARGPPSSASNKARAKGPAAARKWGQDGGDHVGAGRRRWGDGGVRAGEQGTRAGPGLRRGRAGTGRGVGAARRTMLRRAALTCAPGQVAAPPHGPARPTLAPRGPYLLAADAAVHRPAVSTVARSRSRRPQPEPESASPSPLPRRVGRRLPNSQRSRALRQTNCNSRPAPGADGPLRRRGGAGRGDGGGD, encoded by the coding sequence ATGTCACTtactaaggaaaagaaaagtgcGTGGCTCTCTCTAGAGCACGCACGTTTCGCTGCACGCATCAGGAAGGGGGCTGCACCGGCTCGAGGACCGGCCGGTGGGCGTTCCGGCAACCCAGAGCTTGCAAGAACCACGGCCATCCCCGGGCTCAGGAAGGGTGGCCCGAGGGCAGGCCCGCGTTCCCGGGGTGACCCAACCCGCCCCTCCCCTCGCCCCGGGATTAGGCAACTCTCTCCCTCCCCGCCCGCATTCTGGCGCAGCGCCCCCTCCCCGCGCTCAACTGCGCAGCGCCACCGCCCCGCCCGTGGGCCTCCCAGCTCTGCTTCAAACAAAGCGCGCGCTAAGGGGCCGGCAGCGGCCAGGAAGTGGGGACAGGACGGTGGCGACCATGTTGGCGCGGGGCGGCGGAGATGGGGTGACGGAGGAGTACGGGCCGGCGAACAAGGAACGCGTGCCGGCCCGGGTCTCCGCCGCGGCCGGGCCGGCACGGGGCGCGGTGTGGGCGCCGCCCGAAGGACAATGCTCCGGCGGGCCGCGCTCACCTGCGCCCCCGGCCAGGTCGCCGCACCCCCTCACGGGCCTGCACGACCCACGCTCGCCCCGCGCGGACCTTACCTGCTAGCCGCTGATGCCGCCGTCCACAGGCCCGCGGTTTCCACCGTCGCTCGTTCGCGCTCTCGCCGGCCCCAGCCGGAGCCAGAAAGCGCCTCCCCGTCCCCGCTCCCTCGCCGCGTTGGCCGCCGGCTCCCTAACAGTCAGAGGAGCCGCGCACTACGCCAGACCAACTGCAACAGCCGCCCAGCGCCTGGCGCCGACGGCCCATTACGCAGGCGCGGTGGAGCGGGGCGGGGCGATGGAGGGGGCGACTAA
- the LOC144582497 gene encoding isoleucine--tRNA ligase, cytoplasmic-like isoform X4: protein MNKESSRSSFLHPEVWCRRAQEEEREFLYGEKTVRKSPNVTDQWILSFLQSLIGFFETEMAADRLYAVVPRLVKFVPVLTDWYIRVNHRRLKAPYMPFVTELCTRI from the exons atgaacaAAGAATCATCCAGATCCAGTTTCCTTCATCCAGAAGTGTGGTGCCGGCGTGCTCAG gaagaagaaagagaatttctCTACGGTGAGAAGACGGTTAGAAAAAGCCCCAACGTTACAGACCAGTGGATCCTGTCCTTCCTGCAGTCTCTCATTGGCTTCTTTGAGACTGAAATGGCAG ctgataGGCTTTATGCTGTGGTGCCTCGCCTTGTCAAGTTTGTACCTGTTCTCACCGATTGGTACATTAGAGTGAACCACAGAAGATTAAAG GCTCCCTACATGCCTTTTGTCACCGAATTATGTACCAGAATCTAA
- the LOC144582497 gene encoding isoleucine--tRNA ligase, cytoplasmic-like isoform X1, whose product MESNSSKIMRWPKNEQMNKESSRSSFLHPEVWCRRAQEEEREFLYGEKTVRKSPNVTDQWILSFLQSLIGFFETEMAADRLYAVVPRLVKFVPVLTDWYIRVNHRRLKVLCLIISIPDVISFIP is encoded by the exons ATGGAGAGCAATTCAAGCAAAATCATG CGATGgccaaaaaatgagcaaatgaacaAAGAATCATCCAGATCCAGTTTCCTTCATCCAGAAGTGTGGTGCCGGCGTGCTCAG gaagaagaaagagaatttctCTACGGTGAGAAGACGGTTAGAAAAAGCCCCAACGTTACAGACCAGTGGATCCTGTCCTTCCTGCAGTCTCTCATTGGCTTCTTTGAGACTGAAATGGCAG ctgataGGCTTTATGCTGTGGTGCCTCGCCTTGTCAAGTTTGTACCTGTTCTCACCGATTGGTACATTAGAGTGAACCACAGAAGATTAAAG GTCCTGTGCCTGATCATCTCCATACCTGATGTCATCTCCTTCATCCCGTGA
- the LOC144582497 gene encoding isoleucine--tRNA ligase, cytoplasmic-like isoform X2 has protein sequence MESNSSKIMRWPKNEQMNKESSRSSFLHPEVWCRRAQEEEREFLYGEKTVRKSPNVTDQWILSFLQSLIGFFETEMAADRLYAVVPRLVKFVPVLTDWYIRVNHRRLKAPYMPFVTELCTRI, from the exons ATGGAGAGCAATTCAAGCAAAATCATG CGATGgccaaaaaatgagcaaatgaacaAAGAATCATCCAGATCCAGTTTCCTTCATCCAGAAGTGTGGTGCCGGCGTGCTCAG gaagaagaaagagaatttctCTACGGTGAGAAGACGGTTAGAAAAAGCCCCAACGTTACAGACCAGTGGATCCTGTCCTTCCTGCAGTCTCTCATTGGCTTCTTTGAGACTGAAATGGCAG ctgataGGCTTTATGCTGTGGTGCCTCGCCTTGTCAAGTTTGTACCTGTTCTCACCGATTGGTACATTAGAGTGAACCACAGAAGATTAAAG GCTCCCTACATGCCTTTTGTCACCGAATTATGTACCAGAATCTAA